The genome window GAGTTGCTGGATGAGATTCCGATTACAGCGGCTGTTCGAGGAAATTGGGATGATTGTGTCCTAGAGGCCTTGGATGGCGAGTACGGGTTAGAGGATCCGCAGGAGATCCAACTTCTTCGCCTCACTCAGTACCTCATGGAAGGACTAGATCCTAAGCGGATCGATTGGTTTCGTTCGCTTCCATTGGTAGAGAAGAAGGAGGTCAATGGTATTCGTTTTTCACTGACCCACAACTTGCCAGAAAAGAATTATGGTGGAGACTTGCGTCCAGCAAATGTGACGGAGAACTTTGACCAATTGCTGGATGACCAGACGGATATGGCGATCTACGGTCATGTTCACAAGCAGTTGCTTCGCTATGGCAGTCAGGGCCAGCAGATTCTTAATCCAGGGACTATTGGCATGCCATATTTCGACTGGGAACCAATTCAAAACCACAGGGCCCAGTATACTCTGATCGATGTCGAAGAAGATGGGGTGACCAACCTGCAATTCCGGAAGGTAGCCTATGACTATGAAGCAGAGCTCCAAGATGCCAAGGACAAGGGCCTTCCCTTTATTGAGATGTACGAAGAATTGAGACACGAGGATAACTATCGAGGCCATAACATCGAGCTCCTAACTAGCTTAATTGAGAAATACGGTTATGGCAAAGAAGTAGCTACCTATTTCAATCTTTCCAATGAATCATAGATAGATCTCTTGTGTATTCAACTTATAAAAAAGAAGCGGATCTTCAAAATGTCCGCTTCTTTTTTCACAATCTTAGGCTGTAAAACCCTGCAAGCTCTTTCATTTTGTGTTAAAATAGAGGTAACAGAAATAGAAAAGGAAGAAGCTTATGAAATTTCTAGAGCTCAATAAAAAACGCCATGCGATCAAGCATTTCACTGATCAACCGGTCGATCCAAAGGATGTACGGACTGCCATTGAGATCGCCACCTTGGCCCCTAGCGCCCACAATAGCCAGCCTTGGAAATTTGTGGTCGTTCGTCAAAAAAATGCTGAATTGGCAAAATTAGCCTATGGTGCAAACTATGACCAAGTCATGGAAGCACCTGTGACCATCGCCCTCTTTACAGATACTGATTTGCAAAAACGGGCTCGCAAGATTGCGCGTGTCGGTGGAGTGAAAAACTTCACAGACGAGCAGTTGCAATACTTTATGCAAAATCTTCCTGCTGAATTTGCGCGCTATGATGCCCAACAAACAAGTGATTACTTGGCTTTGAATGCCGGTCTTGTGGCCATGAACTTGGTACTTGCTTTGACGGACCAAGGCATTGGAACCAATATTATCTTGGGATTTGATAAATCAAAAATCAATGAAGTATTGGACATCGAAGAGCGTTTCCGTCCGGAAGTCTTGATTACGGTTGGTTATGCGGCTGAAAAAGTAGAGCCAAGCTATCGCTTACCAGTGGACGAAATCATTGACAAACGCTAAGCCAATTAGCAATAAGAAGATTGAGGAGGAATTCATGACAACAGTTGACTTTAAAGCAGAAGTAGAAAAACGTCGCGATGAGATGATGGCTGACCTATACAGCCTCTTGGAAATCAATTCTGAACGCGATGACAGCAAGGCAGATGCAGAGCATCCTTTTGGACCTGGTCCTGTAAAAGCTATTGAAAAATTCTTGGAAATTGCCAAACGTGATGGCTATGAAACCAAGAATGTCGACAATTATGCCGGTCACTTTACTTTTGGTGAAGGAGAAGAAGAGCTTGGGATCTTTGCCCATATGGACGTCGTGCCTGCAGGTAGTGGCTGGAAGACAGATCCATATAAACCAGAAATTATCGATGGCAAGCTCTATGCGCGTGGTTCGTCTGATGATAAAGGGCCTACAATGGCCTGCTACTATGGTTTGAAGATCATTAAAGACCTAGGACTCCCTGTTTCTAAGCGCGTGCGCTTTGTTGTCGGTACGGATGAAGAATCAGGATGGGGCGACATGGATTACTATTTCAAACATGTCGGACTTCCTGAGCCAGATTTTGGCTTCTCACCAGATGCGGAATTCCCAATCATCAATGGGGAAAAAGGAAACATCACTGAGTACCTTCATTTTGGAAATGACAACACAGGAAGTGCCCATCTTCATAGCTTTACAGGTGGCCTTCGTGAAAACATGGTACCAGAGTCAGCGACTGCAGTCGTTTCTGGACAACTACCAGATCTTGCTGGCCTCTTAGATGCCTTTGCTAAGGAACACCAGCTTCAGTATGAAATCTCAACTGTTGATGAAGAAACCTATACCGTTACGATTGTTGGGAAATCTGCTCACGGATCAACCCCTGAAGATGGAATTAATGGTGCGACCTACTTGGCTCTCTTGTTGAACCAATTTGATTTTGGTGGTGCTGCTAAGGCTTACCTTCATGTGACAGCTTCACTTCTTCACGAAGATTTTGCCGGTGAAAAATTAGGAATTGCCCATACAGATGCGAAAATGGGACCATTGAGCATGAATGCAGGTGTCTTCCATTTTGATGAAAGCCAAGCAGACAACACTATTGCCCTCAATATCCGTTACCCTCAAGGTACAGATCCTGAAACCATCAAATCCACCCTTGAAAAGATCGAAGGAGTGGCTACAGTAAGCTTGTCAGCCCACGGTCACACACCTCACTATGTTCCGATGGATGAT of Streptococcus sp. S5 contains these proteins:
- a CDS encoding metallophosphoesterase family protein, yielding MNHRIAILSDIHGDTTALEAVIADARALGTTEYWLLGDILLPGPGREDLFELLDEIPITAAVRGNWDDCVLEALDGEYGLEDPQEIQLLRLTQYLMEGLDPKRIDWFRSLPLVEKKEVNGIRFSLTHNLPEKNYGGDLRPANVTENFDQLLDDQTDMAIYGHVHKQLLRYGSQGQQILNPGTIGMPYFDWEPIQNHRAQYTLIDVEEDGVTNLQFRKVAYDYEAELQDAKDKGLPFIEMYEELRHEDNYRGHNIELLTSLIEKYGYGKEVATYFNLSNES
- a CDS encoding nitroreductase family protein, coding for MKFLELNKKRHAIKHFTDQPVDPKDVRTAIEIATLAPSAHNSQPWKFVVVRQKNAELAKLAYGANYDQVMEAPVTIALFTDTDLQKRARKIARVGGVKNFTDEQLQYFMQNLPAEFARYDAQQTSDYLALNAGLVAMNLVLALTDQGIGTNIILGFDKSKINEVLDIEERFRPEVLITVGYAAEKVEPSYRLPVDEIIDKR
- the pepV gene encoding dipeptidase PepV — translated: MTTVDFKAEVEKRRDEMMADLYSLLEINSERDDSKADAEHPFGPGPVKAIEKFLEIAKRDGYETKNVDNYAGHFTFGEGEEELGIFAHMDVVPAGSGWKTDPYKPEIIDGKLYARGSSDDKGPTMACYYGLKIIKDLGLPVSKRVRFVVGTDEESGWGDMDYYFKHVGLPEPDFGFSPDAEFPIINGEKGNITEYLHFGNDNTGSAHLHSFTGGLRENMVPESATAVVSGQLPDLAGLLDAFAKEHQLQYEISTVDEETYTVTIVGKSAHGSTPEDGINGATYLALLLNQFDFGGAAKAYLHVTASLLHEDFAGEKLGIAHTDAKMGPLSMNAGVFHFDESQADNTIALNIRYPQGTDPETIKSTLEKIEGVATVSLSAHGHTPHYVPMDDELVSTLLRVYEKQTGLKGHEQVIGGGTFGRLLKRGVAFGAMFPDYVNTMHQANEFADVEDLYRAAAIYAEAIYELIK